The Novosphingobium aromaticivorans DSM 12444 genome segment GTCACTGGCCGTTTCCTTGTGCTGTCGTGAAGGTGGTTTCGCTGCGATCCGTCCCGCCATCGCGGTCGGTGGCGGTCATCACGAAGGCGAACTCAGCCGGCTCGCTGCCACGCGGGCGCAGGGCATAGACGCGCAGGCGCTGGGTGGTGTCTGCGGGCACATCGACCTCGATCTGGCGACCGGCCTCGGCGGCATCCATCTCGTCGGTGAAGATCGCCCCGCCCTGCAACCCGTCGAGCGCGATGCGGAAGGTGCGCGGACGCTCTTCCATGTTGCGCAGCTTGAGCGTGTAGGCGTTGCGGATGGCACCGTCGGAAAGCATCACGTATTCCGGATTGCGATCCTTGGCGACCGACAGATCGAGCCGGGCGCGCTGGCCGAGCATGAACAGCATGGCCAGTCCGATGGAACTCCACACGCCGAGGTAGACGAGCGTACGCGGACGCAGGATCGTCTTCAGCAAGGGCGTGGCAGGCTGGCCCTGCTTTTCCTTCTCGGCATCGTCGAGCGTGCAGTAGTCGATCAGGCCGCGCGGACGGCCGACATCGGCCATGGCCTTGTCGCAGGCGTCGATGCAAAGCGCACAGGTAATGCAGCCGACCTGCGGCCCTTCGCGGATGTCGATGCCGGTGGGACACACCGCAACGCATTGCAGGCAGTCGATGCAGTCGCCAAGCGGCGTTGCCGCCTTCATCGCGGTCTTCAACGAACCGCGCGGTTCGCCACGCCAGTCCTTGTAGGTGACGATCAGGCTCTTCTCGTCGAGCATCGCGGTCTGGATGCGCGGCCACGGGCACATGTAGATGCAGACCTGTTCGCGCAGGAAGCCGCCGAGGACGAAGGTCGTCATCGTCAGCACGAAGGTGGTCGCATAGGCGACGGGTGCGGCATTGCCGGTCCAGAAGTCATGCTGGAGCGTCGGCGCGTCGGCGAAGTAGAAGATCCACGCACCGCCGGTCAGGAAGCTGATGGCGAGGTAGATGCCCCACTTGAACAGTCGCTTCGCGATCTTCTGCGGCCCCCAGGGCGCCTTCTGCAGACGGAGCTGGGCGTTGCGGTCGCCGTCGACGAAGCGGTCGACGTGCTGGAACAGGTCGGTCCAGACCGTCTGCGGACAGGCATACCCGCACCACGCGCGCCCCACCGCGCTGGTGACGAGGAACAGTCCGATGCCCGCCATGATGAGCAAGCCCGCCACGAAGTAGAACTCGTGCGGCCAGATCTCGATGTCGAACATGAAGAACCGGCGGTTCGCCAGGTCGATCAGCACCGCCTGGTCCGGCGCATAGGGACCACGGTCCCAGCGGATCCAGGGAGTGCCCCAGTAGATGGTGAGGCACACGGCCATGACCAGCCACTTGAACCGACGGAACGGACCGTTGACGGCCTTCGGGAAGACGGACTTGCGCTTTTCGTAGAGGACGGTCTCGCTGGAGGTGTTCGCGCTCAGTTTGGGATCGTGCGCGTGCATGGCCGTGTGTCCTTGATCGGGTTACTTCGCAGCCGCCGCGGGGGCGGCTGCGGGGTCGGGAACGGCAGCGGGAGCTTCCTCGCCGCCGCCCAGCGAGTGGACGTAGGTCGCCAGCATCTTGACGGTGACCGGGTCGAGGCGATTGCCCCACGACGGCATCACGCCGTAGCGGGCGTTGGTGACCGTCTGGGTCAGCGCTTCACGGCTGCCGCCGTAGAGCCAGATCGCGTCGTTCAGCTTCGGCGCGCCGACAGCGCGGCTGCCCTCGCCGCTGGCACCGTGGCAGACCACGCAATTGGCTGAGAAGACCGCAGCGCCGCGCTGCGACGAGCCGCTGGGCTTTTCCTCGCCGGCAAGCACGCGGACATGGCTGACCACGTCCTGGACCTGCGCCGGGGTGAGGATGCCGTCGCGACCGAAGGCGGGCATCTGGCTGGTGCGGGTCTGGTCGTCGCCCGGCTGGCGTACGCCGTGGACGAGCGTCTGGTGGATCGTGGCGACGTCGCCGCCCCACAGCCAGTCGTCATCGTTGAGGTTGGGATAGCCCGCGCTGCCCGCCGCGCCGTTGCCGTGGCACTGGATGCAGTTGACCTTGAAGGCGGCCCGGCCGCCGTCGATGGCGGCGCGGCGAAGGCGCGGATCAGCGGCGATCTGCTCGATCGAAGCCTTGTCCAGTTCGGCCAGCATGCCGGCCTTGCGCGCGGCCTCTTCCTTCATCTCGCGATCGAGCTGCCCGCGGCTGGTCCAGCCAAGCGTGCCGGCGGTCGCCTTGTCGATCAGCGGCCAGGCCGGATAGGCCACGCAATAGGCGATCGAGAAGAGGATGCAGGCATAGAAGCTCCACAGCCACCAGCGCGGCAGCGGATTGTTCAGTTCCTCGATGCCGTCCCACTCGTGGCCGACGGTTTCGACGCCAGTTGCGTCGTCAATGCGTTGCTTAGACATCGTTCTCGTCCTTGAAGATCGAGTTCGCGACTTCGTGGTTCAGCGACTTGGCGCCCGGGCGGAACGGCCAGAGCGAAAGGCCGAGGAAGATCCCCGCCATCACCACCAGCCCCCAGCTGTCAGCGAGATGCCGCAGCAGTTCATAGGTGGAGTGCGCGGTCACCGCCCCTTCTCCTTCGCCAGTTCCTCCTGCGCCGCCGGAGCGTTCACATCGACGAGCGTGCCGAGCATCTGCAGGTAGGCGACAAGCGCGTCCATTTCGGTCAGGCGATTGGGATCGCCGTCGAAATCGCGGGCCTGGGCCTTGGGATAGCGCTTGATGAGATCGGTCGCGTCGGCGCTCGGATCGGCCTGCGTCTTCAGGTCTTCGTTGGCCTTCGCGATGTCGGTCTTCGTATAGGGCACGCCGACCTGGTAGAGCGTCTGCAGTTCGGCGGTCATGTCGCCGGCCTTCAGGTCATGCTCCGCGAGGTGCGCATAAGTCGGCATGATCGATTCCGGCACGACGGCGCGCGGGTCCTTGAGGTGCTGGACGTGCCATTCATCGGAATAGCGGTTGCCGACGCGCGCAAGGTCGGGCCCGGTGCGCTTCGAGCCCCACTGGAACGGATGGTCGTACATCGATTCCGCGGCGAGGCTGTAGTGGCCGTAGCGTTCGACCTCGTCCCGGAACGGACGGATCATCTGGCTGTGGCAGACATAGCAGCCCTCGCGGACATAGATGTCGCGTCCGGCCTGCTCGAGGGGGGTGTAGGGGCGCATGCCGTCCACCTTCTCGATCGTATTGTCGATCCAGAACAGCGGGGCGATCTCGACGATGCCGCCCACGGTCACCGCGGCAAAGGCCGCGATGCCGAGGAGGGTCACGTTGCGCTCCAGTTTCTTGTGGCGTTCCACGATGGTGGTCATGGGATTTTCTCCAGAGCGTCTTGGATCAGGCTGCAGCCGGGGCGGCGATGACCGGACGATCCTTTTCGGGATCGAAGGCGGCGTCGCGCATCGGCGCTTCCTCGCGCAGGTGGCCAAGGATCGTGCGCCAGACGTTGACCGTCATCACCACGGCGCCGGCGAGGTAGAGCAGGCCGCCGAAGGCGCGCAGGAAGAACATCGGCTTCAGCGCCAGGACGGTCTCGGCGAAGCTGTTCACGAGGTAGCCGTCGGCGCCGTATTCACGCCACATCAGGCCCTGCATGATGCCGGCGACCCACATCGAGGCGGCGTAGAAGACGATGCCCACCGTCGCGAGCCAGAAGTGCCAGTTGACCATGCGCAGGCTGTAGAGGCGCGGGCGGTTCCACAGGCGCGGCACGAGATAGTAGACTGCGGCGAAGGTGATCATGCCGTTCCAGCCGAGCGCGCCGGAGTGGACGTGGCCGATGGTCCAGTCGGTATAATGCGACAGGCTGTTGACCGATTTGATCGACATCATCGGGCCTTCGAAGGTGCTCATGCCGTAGAAGGCCAGCGCCATGACCATCATGCGAATGATCGGGTCGGTGCGGACCTTGTCCCACGCACCGTTGAGCGTCATCAGGCCGTTGATCATGCCACCCCAGCTCGGCATCCACAGCATGACCGAGAAGACCATGCCCAGCGTCTGCGCCCAGTCGGGCAGCGCGGTGTAGTGGAGATGGTGCGGACCCGCCCAGATGTAGAGGAAGATCAGCGCCCAGAAGTGGATGATCGACAGGCGGTAGGAATAGATCGGACGTTCGGCCTGCTTGGGTACGAAGTAGTACATCATCGCCAGGAAGCCGGCGGTCAGGAAGAAGCCCACCGCGTTGTGGCCGTACCACCACTGCACCAGCGCGCCCTGCACGCCCGCGAAGATCGGATAGCTGCGGCTGCCGAAGAAGCTTACCGGCCAGTTCAGGTTGTTGACGATGTGGAGCATCGCAACAGTGATGATGAACGACAGGTAGAACCAGTTGGCGACGTAGATGTGCGGTTCGGTCCGCTTGACAATCGTGCCGACGAAGACCGCGAGGTATGCGACCCAGACGACCGTCAGCCAGAGGTCGACGTACCATTCGGGCTCGGCGTATTCCTTCCCCTGGGTGATCCCGAGCAGATAGCCTGTGGCGGCCAGCACGATGAAGAGCTGGTAACCCCAGAACACGAAACGGGCGAGGCCGGGGAAGGCCAGCCTCGCCCGGCAAGTACGCTGCACGACGTAGAACGACGTGGCGATCAGCGCGTTGCCTCCGAAAGCGAAGATGACCGCGGACGTATGCAGCGGGCGCATGCGGCCGAACGCGGTCCATTCCAGACCGAGGTTCAGCACCGGCATGGCCAGTTGCAGCGCGATGAAGAGCCCCGCAAGGAAGCCCGCCATGCCCCAGAAGACGGTCGCGATCACGCCCCAGCGGATCACGTCGTCATCATAGCGGCCCTGATCGGGCGCGAGGATGGCCTTGTGCAGATCCACCCCGCGCAGCGTCACCGTCAGCCCGATGATGCAGGCCAGTGCAACGATGCCCATGTGGATCGCGAAACCAGTGTCGACGGCTGCGGCGCAGGCGACGACGGCGAAAAGAAGCGCCACGAGCCACAAGCCCGTGCGCGATAGTGCCGATTCCATGGAGCCTTCCCTTCCATGCGAGTTGTGATCCCGCGCTGCACCCCCCTGGGGCCTGGAACATTGACCCTTGTCAAATAGGGTCAACGACTTGTCTCATACTTTGGTCGTAGCACGCCATTATTCATTTTTGCGCTCCGTCAATGTCCCCTGATTCGGCCCGGTGCATCAGGCTGACCAAGCCACGGACGATGCGAGGCCTGCGAGGGGCAGGCCAGCCGTGGCGCAGGATCTGGACAATGAAGAAGCTGCTTACCGCCGCACTCCCCGTCATTATCGCCGCTGCCGCGCTGGCTCCGGCACCTGCCCTTGCAGGTTCGACCGAGGGCAAGCTGCAGGTGAAGGTGCTCGGCACCGGCGTTCTGCCGGACGGCAAGATCGTCGACGTGAAGTACGATCCGCTCGGCCTGACCGACGGCGCGCAGACCAGGGCGAACGACAATGTCGTTCCGACGATCGCCATCGAGTATTTCTTCACGCCCAACATCTCGGCCGAGACGATCTGCTGCCTGACGCAACACCACGTGAGCGGCGCGGGCACGCTCGAGGGCGCGGACCATATCGTCGACCATGTGCTGGTACTTCCGGCCACGCTAACGCTGAAGTACCATCTGCCGCTGGAAGGCGGGATCAAGCCCTACATCGGCGCGGGGCCGTCGATGTTCCTCTACTTCGGCGAAAAGCCGGGTTCGAGCATCACCCCGCTTGGCGTCGACAAGGTGAAGATGTCCAACGACCTCGGCTTTGCGCTACAGGCCGGCGTCGACATCCCGGTCAACGACAAGGGCCTGGGCGTGACGCTCGATGCCAAGAAGTAC includes the following:
- the ccoG gene encoding cytochrome c oxidase accessory protein CcoG; translated protein: MHAHDPKLSANTSSETVLYEKRKSVFPKAVNGPFRRFKWLVMAVCLTIYWGTPWIRWDRGPYAPDQAVLIDLANRRFFMFDIEIWPHEFYFVAGLLIMAGIGLFLVTSAVGRAWCGYACPQTVWTDLFQHVDRFVDGDRNAQLRLQKAPWGPQKIAKRLFKWGIYLAISFLTGGAWIFYFADAPTLQHDFWTGNAAPVAYATTFVLTMTTFVLGGFLREQVCIYMCPWPRIQTAMLDEKSLIVTYKDWRGEPRGSLKTAMKAATPLGDCIDCLQCVAVCPTGIDIREGPQVGCITCALCIDACDKAMADVGRPRGLIDYCTLDDAEKEKQGQPATPLLKTILRPRTLVYLGVWSSIGLAMLFMLGQRARLDLSVAKDRNPEYVMLSDGAIRNAYTLKLRNMEERPRTFRIALDGLQGGAIFTDEMDAAEAGRQIEVDVPADTTQRLRVYALRPRGSEPAEFAFVMTATDRDGGTDRSETTFTTAQGNGQ
- the ccoP gene encoding cytochrome-c oxidase, cbb3-type subunit III, with the protein product MSKQRIDDATGVETVGHEWDGIEELNNPLPRWWLWSFYACILFSIAYCVAYPAWPLIDKATAGTLGWTSRGQLDREMKEEAARKAGMLAELDKASIEQIAADPRLRRAAIDGGRAAFKVNCIQCHGNGAAGSAGYPNLNDDDWLWGGDVATIHQTLVHGVRQPGDDQTRTSQMPAFGRDGILTPAQVQDVVSHVRVLAGEEKPSGSSQRGAAVFSANCVVCHGASGEGSRAVGAPKLNDAIWLYGGSREALTQTVTNARYGVMPSWGNRLDPVTVKMLATYVHSLGGGEEAPAAVPDPAAAPAAAAK
- a CDS encoding CcoQ/FixQ family Cbb3-type cytochrome c oxidase assembly chaperone; the encoded protein is MTAHSTYELLRHLADSWGLVVMAGIFLGLSLWPFRPGAKSLNHEVANSIFKDENDV
- the ccoO gene encoding cytochrome-c oxidase, cbb3-type subunit II, yielding MTTIVERHKKLERNVTLLGIAAFAAVTVGGIVEIAPLFWIDNTIEKVDGMRPYTPLEQAGRDIYVREGCYVCHSQMIRPFRDEVERYGHYSLAAESMYDHPFQWGSKRTGPDLARVGNRYSDEWHVQHLKDPRAVVPESIMPTYAHLAEHDLKAGDMTAELQTLYQVGVPYTKTDIAKANEDLKTQADPSADATDLIKRYPKAQARDFDGDPNRLTEMDALVAYLQMLGTLVDVNAPAAQEELAKEKGR
- the ccoN gene encoding cytochrome-c oxidase, cbb3-type subunit I, with the protein product MESALSRTGLWLVALLFAVVACAAAVDTGFAIHMGIVALACIIGLTVTLRGVDLHKAILAPDQGRYDDDVIRWGVIATVFWGMAGFLAGLFIALQLAMPVLNLGLEWTAFGRMRPLHTSAVIFAFGGNALIATSFYVVQRTCRARLAFPGLARFVFWGYQLFIVLAATGYLLGITQGKEYAEPEWYVDLWLTVVWVAYLAVFVGTIVKRTEPHIYVANWFYLSFIITVAMLHIVNNLNWPVSFFGSRSYPIFAGVQGALVQWWYGHNAVGFFLTAGFLAMMYYFVPKQAERPIYSYRLSIIHFWALIFLYIWAGPHHLHYTALPDWAQTLGMVFSVMLWMPSWGGMINGLMTLNGAWDKVRTDPIIRMMVMALAFYGMSTFEGPMMSIKSVNSLSHYTDWTIGHVHSGALGWNGMITFAAVYYLVPRLWNRPRLYSLRMVNWHFWLATVGIVFYAASMWVAGIMQGLMWREYGADGYLVNSFAETVLALKPMFFLRAFGGLLYLAGAVVMTVNVWRTILGHLREEAPMRDAAFDPEKDRPVIAAPAAA
- a CDS encoding OmpW/AlkL family protein, with amino-acid sequence MKKLLTAALPVIIAAAALAPAPALAGSTEGKLQVKVLGTGVLPDGKIVDVKYDPLGLTDGAQTRANDNVVPTIAIEYFFTPNISAETICCLTQHHVSGAGTLEGADHIVDHVLVLPATLTLKYHLPLEGGIKPYIGAGPSMFLYFGEKPGSSITPLGVDKVKMSNDLGFALQAGVDIPVNDKGLGVTLDAKKYFMDTTAHFYVSGTEVLTTKHSLDPWVVSAGLSYRF